The window ctccccaatcgacgtgggatctcacaatccacccccttcgaggcccagcatcctccctggcactcgttcctctccaatcgatgcgggatctcacaatccacccccttcgggactcagcttcctcactgacacaccgctcggtgtccacccaccttcagggctcagcgccctcgctggcacaccgctcaatgactggctctgataccattgtaacaacccaagcccaccgctagcagatattgtcctctttgagctttcccctcaaagtttttaaaatgcgtctactagggagaggtttccacacccttataaagaatatttcgttctcctcccgaacagatgtaagatctcacaatccaccccccttcagggcccagcatcctcgctggcactcgtttctctctccgatcgatgtgggatcacaCAGAAAATGTTAACGTATTCCAAGTACCATTCATACAGAAATTTGTGCATATTACAAATCCATAGATAACCATAATTGAACAATTGAATAAAATACTTATATTAGATAAACATGGTGTTTCGAACAAGATACATATATTGCATAAACATGAAGATTCATTTCAAAACCAATTGACAATGAGAGGAGTAACTATATATCTTATTCTCATGTGGAACTCCCATCGCAAATTCTTAATAGAGTATAGAAAGAAtagatttgaaagaaaaaaagaaactatacCCACATAAACTAAAGGTACTCTCACATAGTGTTTAAATAGACGGTGAATAATTCTACAGATGGACAAAGGCGATTTTCTATATTCAAGAAAACAGGTCATTTCATATCTCAAGGATCGAAGAACACTATTTACATTATGCTTATGGTCCATTGGCAATAATATAAGATGAAGGATAAGTGGTACTTACAGTAAGTTTAGAAAGCCCCTCAATTCCTTTTAAGCTTTCAAGCTTGTTTTGTACAACTGAGAGCCACTTCAAATTGGTGCATGACTTCAATCCCTTCAATTAAACGTCCAGAATCGACAAAAGCCCAATAATACATCAACACATTAGTGATGAGACACAGAAAAACGCGCACATACCTCAAGCGATGTGAGCTTGTTGAATGTCAAATCGAGCTTCTCCAAGTTTTTGAAAACGGACAAATCATTAACCTGCAAAACAACAGGAGTGCCGTAGAACtcaatgaaatggaaaaacagagaaaacaaCAGAGATAAACAAAGGGAGGATCGTACATCAGAAAGAGCCTTGTGATTGAGCTTGAGAGTACCGATTGCGAGCGGGTCTTGGGTGCTGTTATCATTGAGAACTTGCTCTGAATCCAATCGAGTCATTGTAGCGAAAATCCAAGTTGCTCTGCTCGGAACGGACGCTGCCTTCCGAAGACGCCTTCAAATTCTGTTGTCGGCTGGATTGATTTTGTTGAAACTTGGTGTCTCATGCATCCCTACCCTAAAATATTGAATGGCATATTTtctgtaattatttattttggaaaataaattactttatattcttttaatcaattaaatacaaattatgaTCGTCGATTATCGATACCCGAAAAAATGATCGATGTGTACGTTGCAAACTCATACATTATCGAggaaaaattcatattaaataaCTAGAAAATgtgaaagataaaataaaaacatgtcGTAAACATATAATCACGATAATAATGAGAAATCAATGGACCTATAAATCGTTGTATGACCggaaaacattttgaaaaagttgagtattaaaaatactcaatgaATGACCTCCCTTCTCAAGCTAGATATGCATATAATCACAATAAATAACGAGAAGACATATAAATCGTCCTGaatttatcaattttcatCGCATAGATGAGCAATTGTTGCAAGTAAATtccgtgagatcccacatcaattagagagaggaacgagtgtcagcgaggacgctggtcccgaagggagtggattgtgagatcccacgtcagttaatattctttataagggtgtgaaaacctcttcctagcaaacgcgttttaaaaacattgagaggAAACTAGAGAgcgaaagctcaaagaagacaatatctgctaccagTGGAccgtgggcttgagctgttacatgtTCAATCTCCATACACACAGATATGCGATTGTCGTATGGCCATATCATGAAAATGTGATATAATCCTTATACACATATAGACAATTTACCCAAGACTCTAACCTAATATCCAAAGTAATTTTCATGCATAGATATAAGTAATTGTCTCGCATCGGGTGTAATTCTCATATACACAGATAGACAATTACCATGATTCCCAGGAACACATATAAGTATTCTTCTTAAATCAGATGCATATTGGTCCTACAAAGTTTCATAAGGATCAATTCCAAGTaaacaaaacatcaaaaaaaattatacaccAATTTATAAACGATCACATACATACACATCTAATAGTTGAAAAATGCTTAAAGTGggtttaattaattgaaaagtcTCTACCTTGAATCCAAGAACTAAGCTGGAACCATTTCGATGCTCCTTAATATCATGTTGACACGTTATGTCGTTGATGAATGAGACATGCTAAGAAAATATGGTACCATATTGTACATTACCTTATGTAATGACATGAAATAATTATGGTATGTATGAATATATTGCATCGCAGATAcatgtcatgattttaaacTATGGGATCTtgtgcatattgtatgttcacaGACATCGGGTACTTTTCTATTATGATTAGTAAGGACACGTAgcttacgatatttatgttcgccatgatattaTAATACGATATTGTATACACCAGAATACTATGTGTGCTCCCTTCCCTCTGTGGTATGATGGTAGCATGAGTGTAAGCTAGTTGAATGTTAGATTCAAGGGATACGTATACGAGCTCACCAAGGGGTTCATGTGCGAGTATGTAGGCCGtttgtagagaagtactatacatccaaGTTTGCCCATACTGGAAGTTGAGACCAAGGCTATGTAATGACATGTTATAAAACAATAGGTCCCAGATATAATTGtatgtgattgcattttctGACCCTAGTTGTGGagttactgagtattttttttcaaaacttaagCCACGTGATACTCttacttttcaaataaagGCAATGCACATCTTCACAGATGACGACTTCACAACGATAGCCATGAGATTGAAGCTAGGGTAGATGCGTTTTCATGTTGATGGCACCTACACAGTTGCATTGCATACAAGGGTTGGTTCATTGTCCAACCAGTTTGACTATACAAGCTTCAATCCAATCaaccaataaattaaattcaagtAACCTATTCGGACCTCTTTAAAGAGATATGCCCTCACAAagttcatttatttgtttgaaaatgtatgaattcgaaacttgcatgttttctttcattttccattttaagaATGTCATCAACAAACACTAGGTAACACATTGAATCAACCTAGAGTTTTAGAAAGTCGAATCTTAGATACATATTTGGGTTGCGAGGGGCGAATAGGATTTAGCACCGACTTGAACACGAACTCGAAGTTTGTCGCAGAGAGATGGGCAAGAAACTCTGAGTTAAACGTAAGAAGGCTCGAATCCAAAAGGTTGGTGGCTGCATTCGCAAGACATCTGAACTTCGCTTCCATACTTGATCTTGATAtaatttgttgtttctttgagCTCCATCTTACCCTATTCCTGCCAAAAATAAACCATTTTCCATCACTTCGATCCGTGCCCCAATCCGCATCAGCAAAGAATGCCCTTAAAAATCACTACGTCTAGATGATAACAAACCAAAACACTGAGTcccttataaatagaaaagaatacgcttgatatgaatccaaccaCTAATCAATTACATGTACCCAAAGAAGCAATTACAAGAACCAAGGCAaagaagatttaaatatcaaatcaaaaaaataatggagtggcaATAAATACCTGttgacattggaaagtgatttgAAGACTTTTTAtctttggtagttgaactaACATTTAAGACTATTTATGCGATGTGttgttttcttccatttttatttaatagtttttattgGTAGTTTGTAGTTGATAGTTTGGATTATCTTTTTGGCTTATTtgaaggcatgtaatattcagtTTAAAAATCATGTGTTGTTTTGAAATCCTACTGAGtgttactttctttttcaaaccttgctttaggtttgaagTATAATCGATtcattagattagtcttgatcaaTCTAATTCTGAAGTGAGCCGTCTTGGGATCTAAAaatgaccatcatagattctaTGTACGATCTAAGAGTTATTAATCTTTCTAACTAGCTCTTAATTGGAAGCATTCGTTAAATTAactttattatgaaattttgcaAGAATCCTAAAAGGAACTCTAGCTTTTGCAAATGCTTGCTTTTGCAAAATCTAAGCATTGTTCAGCAAAGAATGCCCTTATAAAAATCACTACGTCTAGATAATAACAAACCAAAACATTTGAATCCCTTGTAAACAGCAAAGAATACGCTTCATAACCCTCCAATGCAGAACAGTAGGAGAATGAACAAATTGGCATACCTTGTTGACACAATATGCATGCAGGTTCAGCACACGTTATGGCTTATGTATCAAAGCTTGCCTGCAATACACCTCCTTGTTGGAGGGCTTGCCgcccaaataaaaaaacaaaacagttATCAAATAATCATTTAGTTTCGAAAATTAGGCTTATAAACACTACTTTCATATAcgtatttctttatttgttatatactttttaggaatatttttgaagtaaCTTAACCTATTCCATACgaaatatcaaaatcattGTATAGAAATcgtgaaaaaaatgaaagcaactttcgaaaataaaaaataaaagagaaatggaGCATAGATATTCATTAACTGTACATATCTAGAGCATAGATACAACAAACCAATTACTGTAAATATGTACCTCTGCTCCAATGAGTTGCAAAGACGCTAGTTTTCTCTTTGGAATGTTATTGAACGCATAAGCAATAGCAACATcctataaacaaataaatttgtatgatCAATAGCCATCAAGGTGTAGCAAGGAATGTACACATATATTCCCTGCTTCAGATCTATGCATGGTTAGCAAAAACAGAAAGATCGAAATATTTATCAAACAACATCACCAAAATCACTGTTTGTTCGGCAGACAATTAAATTGTACTAACTATACAATAGAACCAATTGGAATTTGAAGCAAAAATACTGAAAATGAACAAAACCAACCTATCTTTCTTACAGGATAAAAGACCATAATAACAGGCAAGACACCTAAGATTAGTGCGAGAAACGGGAAGCATTTGAAACATAAACACtataaaatggaaaacaaataCCTTTCAATCTCTAATGTCCCTGCATCTTTAATCGATTCGTTTAGAGTCACGTAAACTCAAGACATGATAAAGCCAGCAAGTTGAATCACATCACTGGATGCACACCCTCACTTCATCCCTTTCACAATCACTGGGGGAGATGAGTTCAGTAATGTGCTAAGCTTCTTCCTATCCTTTCTTAAATCAAAGCATCAGAATTCAAGTTTATGACTACCAGTAATCTCCACAAGAGCAACTCCCATTCTCCAAGTGATGAAATCGGTGCCCATCGCGCACAACAAGTTTTCTCATGGAAACAAGAGAAATCAATTTCATCACCTGGTGACAATCGTTGCAAACTCGAAGGTTCTTCATCACATGGATTGGCATCCAATCAGGCAAGCTAATCAAACCAAAGGCAATAGCAAGCTTCTCACTATGATAGCCAATCGAACCTGACGCATCAACATAACCATAATCATCTTTGATCTTCTTAACAATGTCTTCCAATGCCTTATAAATATCCTTGATTTGTGGATGGTTTGTGTCATTGACAGTGAAGACATGGACCCTATTGCTCACCTCTATCCAGCTGCAACCAGGATCTTTCTGTactcctttctctctcatcaATTGTCTCACATCAGAAACACATTCCAACTTTCCAGAGCTGGAGTAGACATTTGCTAGCAGAATGTAACTTTCAGAGTGTTCAGCGTTCAATTCTAGCAAGTTCTTCATTGCCACCTCTGCCATTTCGGTGTCATGGTGGATCCTACAAGCGCTGAGTAGAGTGCCCCATATGGTGACATTTGGCTTAAATGGCATTTGATCAATCAGATCCATGGCTGACTTTAGTAACCCAGCTCGACCAAATAAATCTACCATACACGCAAAGTGCTCGGGAGTTGCAGAGATGCCAAAATCTTTAGTCATGGAGTTAAAGTAATGTTTTGCTTCTTTCACAAGGCCTGAATGGCTGCAACCTGAGAGAATTGCTACAAAGGTGATATGATCAGGTTTGCAACCAACCATCAACATGTTCTGAAACAGTTCAATCACCTTCCTGCCTtgaccattttgagcatatCCTCCCATAATTGAGTTCCAAGATATCAAGTTCTTCTCTCGTATTGAGTCAAAAACTTTATGCGCATCTTCAATTTTACCACATCTAGAATACAAGGTAATTGCACTGTTAGCAACTGAAACATCAGAACCAAGCCCTACTCTTACTGCTTGGGATATTATTTGTGTTCCAAGTTTTGAAATTGCTAACTCCGAACAAGAACTAATCGTGGTAACAAAGGTGACCCAATCGGGCCTAACTTCTTGTCTTAGCATACAAATGTATAATTTTAAACCTTCTTCCCAAAAACCGTTCTGGAAATATGCACTTAACATTGAATTCCAACTTACGACATTACGCTCCGGCATTCGGTCAAAATAATCCTGTGCTCTTTCTACATTGCCATTGCGAGTGAATGAAGTGATCATTGTTGTCCATGAAATAACATCTCTAGCAGCCATTGTTTCAAAAGCAAGACTTGCCTTCTCAACATCTCCACATTTTGCATACATTGTCAAAGTAGCATTGCCTACAGGCAAAGATGAATCCATCCCAGTCTTCACCGCAAATCCATGTAATTGCTCCccaattgaaatattttcttctccttcacatACACCAAGAATGGTTGCAAGAATAAAGTCATCCATAATAACACAATCTTCTCTCATTcgataaaaaatatcataaacttCTTCTTGACTACCAAACTGTGCAATTCCACTTATTAGTGAAGTCCAGGTTACTACATTGCGTTCGGTTAACGAGTTAAATACCCTTTTTGAAGCTTCGATGAGCCCACATTTTGCATACATATCTACCAACCCATTGCCCACCAAAACATCTAAAAAGGGTTCGATGCGCACAATTCGGGCATGCAAATGTTTACCCCATTGAAAATCATAGATATTGGCACATGCACTAAGAACGCTTGCATATGTCATTGAATTTGGTTGACAATCATGAATCCACATCTCAACAAACGTACTAAGACTCCGTGTGTGCAGGCCATGTTGAGAAAATGCTGAAATGATTGTGTTCCAAGAGACGGAATCGTGTTCAGGCATTTTCATGAAAGTGTCAAGTGCTCGTCCCATCTCGTGTAATTTAGAGTAACCATAGATCATACTATTCCAACTAAATAAGCTTGGCTTTTCAATCCTTAGAAAGACCTGCTCAGCAGCATAAATAGCACCACACTTTACATACATATCAATGACAGAATTTTGGATGGCTTCGTTGTTTCCAATGCCATATTTCACTGAGAGACCGTGCAACTGAAGAGCTATCCGTAAATAACCAACACTACTACAAGCCTTCATTGcacaagagaaagaaaacaagtcAGGAACACAATCTGAATCCCGAAACATTGAAACAAAAAGCTTAATAGTATCCACCGCTTGACCGTTACGGAAGTAGCCCGACATCATTGCAGTCCAAGAAACAGCATCTCTAAGGGGCATTTCACCAAACATCTTTTCTGCTTCCCTTACTCGACCAGAATCCAACAACCCATTAAGAATCGTGTTCCAAGTAATGACATTGCGATGCTCGCTATCAAAGAAAATCCGAAGAGCCTCACTTATTAATCCACATTTTGAGTACATATGTAAGAGATGGTTTTGgaggaaaacagaggaacACAAACCAGTGGAGATGAGTTGGCCATGAAGCTTTGATGCAATGGATGTTGATCCAAGAAAAGTACAAGCTTTCATGGCCTCAAAGAATTTTTGGGAGAGTTCCATGTAAGAAAGCTGAGCAAAGGGATCATGACCGAGATTGAACCTTCCATAGAGGAATTGTTCCTGAGTTGAAAAACGGCGAACCTGAGGAGGGAGGCCATGGAAGAGCCTGAGGAAGAACCTGGAAATAATCTAGGTGAGAAAGCCAAACTAATAGAACTGTATACttgcatcttcaaaattataaatgctCCATGAATAACTTCCATTACACTAGTTCAGAGTTTCAAAGAAATTCATCAACTTAATGAACAAGTCTGGAAATTACCATAAGCTCTATCAAACATGTGAGAAAGTCAAAAATTACAACCTATATGTATTCACCATATTggaagtattttcaaaatgataAACTCCATCAACCAATATGAAACTATAAATGTATTCCACCAATAATCATGCTCATACACAACTTGTACTTAGCAAACTTTCAAAACTAGAGATTCATGTAAAAAACTACAATTTGACAACTGGTAATCATATAACAGAAATATAAAAGCCAAAAAGATCGAAGATTATCGCTTCCATAACTACAGAATAGCCTAGCCAAATAGCATGTGATATATTTCCtaaaaagtaaagaaacataaaagtaTAGCAATCACAAACTCTATGGTAGAGCCGTAAGGAGGAAGGAGTGAGAGAAATAGACCTTGTTTTGGGGAGACATGTATACAATGCAACCTTTGTGCAACAAAACATTTGTGTCTGATGTTAAACTTCCTACGCCAAACCTGCAAAACTGAAAAGACACGTATCACTAATACATGATATCACCTTAACCACATGGAACAAGTCCCATCCAACAAGAGGTTTATTTAAATACATGAATTCACCTATAACATATACACACAAATGACGTTTATTAACTCAAAAGTACCAATGAACTACAAGATGGCGGATGGTTAAAAACACTATCGGCACTCACAATTGACAACAAACTCCAAACTCAAATATGTCAATAAACTCTAATACTTCATATCATAATCTCCTTACAAACTTACATATTCCTGAACCTTCTTATGACGATTTCTTCCCTTCAAGATAAACCCTcgagtagtttttttttcttcttttactctTCTAACAGATCCCTCCCCAAGGTaaagtggaaagaaaaaaaacctcaaCTAAAATACATGAAAGTGGTTAGCTTAGGATTAAAATAATGCAGCAGAATTGAAATAACAAGACTCTTGAACCCATCATCCCAAACACCAAAAATAGAAGTGCATTCcaagaaaataacatttaGATGAatctaaactttttatttccttGAATATTTAACTAGTATAACATCCCTAATTCGATTTACTAAAGCACCAAGAATTCGAACTATTGCTAGGAATTGAAAGAAACAATACTGCACAACCACTTTCTATATGGTTGTTTGGCAAAGTTCCAAATCCATCAAATGTTAATAATGTGAGAAATTAATAACAggtgaaataataaaaaaaaaaaacaaaatcagtaGCTCATAATCTCAAGTACTAGGACAAAACCGACACTGCACTAACCAATGAGATACGTGATGTTCTTATGAGGCAAAAACAAATACTACAATATTAGCTATACAAATGATAATATCAAGGCTTTGTCAAGTAACCAATTCATAGAACTCATTGCATACTAGGTCCACCCCTACTAAGAGATGTAGGCCCCCTTCTCATTCATTAATGTTAAATACTTctgagaaaatattttgctGGTTTTTGTGTGATTCCATATCAGAAGACGTAAATTTTGTTTACCTCCCATTGCAAGTTTGCTTCGCAAATTTTCTTGCACTGAACCTCTTCATCTGGGATTAGAGGTCTTATTTGTTCCCTACACTTGCTGGTCATTTAGTTGTAATCttatctatatatttaatttcaaatggCAAATGATACATTTCCTCTCTTTCTATTCCTGAACTTCAAAAAAAGTGTACGCCCAGATTCTACAAAGTACCGAACTAATCAAGCAAAAAGGTAAACTGTTCAAAAAAGCTATCAGGGATACTATAATTTGAACTCCATGCTTCAACAAAGAATTCATCTAGGCAGACCTCATAATGCTTATGATATGGAGGATTTAAAATCAAGCATGAGACTTACTTCAAAAAATGTGAGCGGATCGGGCCGCCCACCCTCTCTTCTTGCTTCTCCCTCCCGCCGCCCCTCCCCTGTTCAGCTTCAACTCCGGCGACCTCTTCCGGCGGACGACGAGCTGCAGTCCATGTGCGACAGTCCGTCCAGTTGACGAAGATCCACGGCGTGCTGCTTCTGTATGCAGCGGCCAGTCTCCTTCTCCGACAACGAGCAGACGGCGATACACAGCTTCCTGCGGCGGTTTTCACGACCGGCGACTCAAAGCAGCAATACCGCGCGTTTCTCCTCGGTGAACAGAAACCAAGAGCTAAAGGTAAAAAAAGtgttcaaagaaaaacaacatgGCTTTAtacaacatttaaaaaatactttaaatttaaaaaaaaaatatatatatatatatatatacttacaATTAGatacacatttaaaaaatatttacccAATATCAAAagttacattaaaaaaatttgaaaaatgtcgCTAGAAATTTCGAGGATCTCAACCAATCACCCGTCTTCCCTAACAACGACGAATGGTGCTCAGATCACTTTAGTGTGAAGTGAATTCGGGATATATCTTGTAAGAGCTTAAACCCATCATTAACAGATATGGTTCTCTTTTAAAAACATACATTTACcaagtaaagaagaagaatctatGGGTTCAAAACTCGAGTTGGATCCAAATCTACTCCAGGTGCACATCCAACCCAACGTAGTGCATCTAACCCGCGACCTGGGAAGTATTACAAGCATCCAGCCCACGAGCAAGTTCAGCAACTCCCACACACCCAAAATACACAGCCCACTTCATTTCTGCAAGCACGCACCCGTGCATCTGCTCCGTAAACTGACCTAACTTTTAAGTACATTAAGCTCGTTAATATCTTCTAATCTGATGTTGTGGGTCCATATAGGTTGAATCGAATGTTGAGGAACAAATATGGGCCAGCTCTAAGAATATCTAGCGACTCCAGTCTAGGGCAACCGAGTAAGTGGCTCTACTGTTCGCTTGGTTGGACAAATTTATATGATGTACATTGATGCGTGCCTTGTCGCCCCTACATTGTCATAAGTATGAAAATTTGACATaaattatgtatgcatgattCATAGGCTTATTATGTTATTAAATGAACGGAGACATGACCTGTATCATAAACTTATGTCATGATTTTAAGTTATGGGGACCTAATACATTATTGTGTATTATAAAGTAAGTGGGATACTTCCCCATTGTGATTAGTACGGAACCCCATAGCAGGAGGTCTCCATAAATATCGAAGGTACGTGTCCGTGCTAATCATAACGGATAAGTATTTTGATGCATATGACACACAAAAAATGCATGAAGTTTTCATAACATCGTAActctattaatttataaaataattagtcTATTAATCATGCATTCATAATTCCTGTCAAATCTTTGGTACGTAGCATAACTTACATGGTGTGATGTATAGAGGTTTATGCATCATAGATTATCAACATCATAACATAATTCTACGACATGTCATAGCCACTCTATAATATAGCATATAAACACGACATAACACCACACATCACAAAGTAGCATAACATGGTATAACATAACATGGCATAACATAGTACAATATAACATAGACACATGTAAGGGCCATAGGGcacatgtcatcatacatcatacattCATCCAACCAAACAAACAGTAGAGTCACTTGCATAGTTGACCTACGCCAACATTATATTAACTTATATTTGGTGCGAGCTCGAAACTTTCATCTGCAATCCAAATCAACCTAGAAGATCATCCAGGGACTCTCGTGATGGACGTAGCTCTTCTAATATTTCCAATgagtgaagactatctccACAAACCGTTCGATAtagtctcggttcattcatgtacctcttTGAGTCTTTCTTAGTTATCCTATCCCTAGGATCGCTTGtcttgattcattcatgtacctctcatttactcgggtgtcatAATTTATTAACCATCATATCTTTATGATCTCTTTCATTCGAATGCACTGTCAGCGTGACATATAGCCTTCAagtatattttcaatttattttagttttaaattaaaatgaaaatttttagtggtattttaataatttaatcgaGAAATAAAGTCGAACTCAGCCGGCTTACAAAAATGCTTCCCGGAAAGATATTTTGGTTCCCACGATTGTGAAGCTCGGATAAGCCATGGAAACTCTTTCTATGGTTACATGCTTCACCTGCAAGCAGACTCCACCGCCAACCAGATTCCTACCTCGCACAGCTACAGCATTATCTCATTTGCAGAAATCAAAGCTCCCTATTCCATTATCGCGAGCAAGAATTCGGGCAGGTCTGTTCTTCCATACTTCTTTTCACATTGTTAGCTTGATTTTCCAGTGGACCGAGAAGAGCGTAATAACGCGAGGTTAGAATCGAAGTTAGGAGTCATTTTTTGGAATTTCGGTTTGGTGATTTGATATTCTATTGATTCTGTCCAATTTGAAGACTGTTTGGTTGCTTCAATTGGAAGGTGATTATAATGGGggaatttgaagttttttccACTGAAATTCAACAGCGTTTTGATAAGAAACTGAACGCTTTGTTCTTAACTCTGTATACGTAGAGATAGGGAATTAATAGGTAGTCTTACTTCTCCCATGTAACTCAGTTTTCATTGATCCCAACTTCAAGGACACTAGGATGTGAAAAGTAGATTATTCGTTTGAGTTGTTGACGTATTCTAACTTCTAAGCTACGTTTCCCAAAGGAATTGACAATTTACTGTGGAAAGCCAAAGTTACTAAGTCCTATTCTTCAGAAAAGCCAATTTTCATGCGGTTCCTCTCCTTAGAAGAACCAATGGCTGAAGAGTGATGTCAAGCTATTATGCGATCCCAGGATGActcatgatattttttttaagaatcaGAGAGATATTAGAAAAGAGAGCTTCGAGAACTCGAATGATTTCTCCCGCATCTTCCTCCTTCATTCGAGTGGTAAATGCTCACTCACTTCCTGCGTGATTTCTTCACTT is drawn from Cucurbita pepo subsp. pepo cultivar mu-cu-16 unplaced genomic scaffold, ASM280686v2 Cp4.1_scaffold000154, whole genome shotgun sequence and contains these coding sequences:
- the LOC111784103 gene encoding pentatricopeptide repeat-containing protein At2g13600-like isoform X2, translating into MFCCTKVALYTCLPKTRFFLRLFHGLPPQVRRFSTQEQFLYGRFNLGHDPFAQLSYMELSQKFFEAMKACTFLGSTSIASKLHGQLISTGLCSSVFLQNHLLHMYSKCGLISEALRIFFDSEHRNVITWNTILNGLLDSGRVREAEKMFGEMPLRDAVSWTAMMSGYFRNGQAACSSVGYLRIALQLHGLSVKYGIGNNEAIQNSVIDMYVKCGAIYAAEQVFLRIEKPSLFSWNSMIYGYSKLHEMGRALDTFMKMPEHDSVSWNTIISAFSQHGLHTRSLSTFVEMWIHDCQPNSMTYASVLSACANIYDFQWGKHLHARIVRIEPFLDVLVGNGLVDMYAKCGLIEASKRVFNSLTERNVVTWTSLISGIAQFGSQEEVYDIFYRMREDCVIMDDFILATILGVCEGEENISIGEQLHGFAVKTGMDSSLPVGNATLTMYAKCGDVEKASLAFETMAARDVISWTTMITSFTRNGNVERAQDYFDRMPERNVVSWNSMLSAYFQNGFWEEGLKLYICMLRQEVRPDWVTFVTTISSCSELAISKLGTQIISQAVRVGLGSDVSVANSAITLYSRCGKIEDAHKVFDSIREKNLISWNSIMGGYAQNGQGRKVIELFQNMLMVGCKPDHITFVAILSGCSHSGLVKEAKHYFNSMTKDFGISATPEHFACMVDLFGRAGLLKSAMDLIDQMPFKPNVTIWGTLLSACRIHHDTEMAEVAMKNLLELNAEHSESYILLANVYSSSGKLECVSDVRQLMREKGVQKDPGCSWIEVSNRVHVFTVNDTNHPQIKDIYKALEDIVKKIKDDYGYVDASGSIGYHSEKLAIAFGLISLPDWMPIHVMKNLRVCNDCHQVMKLISLVSMRKLVVRDGHRFHHLENGSCSCGDYW
- the LOC111784103 gene encoding pentatricopeptide repeat-containing protein At2g13600-like isoform X1, with the translated sequence MFCCTKVALYTCLPKTRFFLRLFHGLPPQVRRFSTQEQFLYGRFNLGHDPFAQLSYMELSQKFFEAMKACTFLGSTSIASKLHGQLISTGLCSSVFLQNHLLHMYSKCGLISEALRIFFDSEHRNVITWNTILNGLLDSGRVREAEKMFGEMPLRDAVSWTAMMSGYFRNGQAVDTIKLFVSMFRDSDCVPDLFSFSCAMKACSSVGYLRIALQLHGLSVKYGIGNNEAIQNSVIDMYVKCGAIYAAEQVFLRIEKPSLFSWNSMIYGYSKLHEMGRALDTFMKMPEHDSVSWNTIISAFSQHGLHTRSLSTFVEMWIHDCQPNSMTYASVLSACANIYDFQWGKHLHARIVRIEPFLDVLVGNGLVDMYAKCGLIEASKRVFNSLTERNVVTWTSLISGIAQFGSQEEVYDIFYRMREDCVIMDDFILATILGVCEGEENISIGEQLHGFAVKTGMDSSLPVGNATLTMYAKCGDVEKASLAFETMAARDVISWTTMITSFTRNGNVERAQDYFDRMPERNVVSWNSMLSAYFQNGFWEEGLKLYICMLRQEVRPDWVTFVTTISSCSELAISKLGTQIISQAVRVGLGSDVSVANSAITLYSRCGKIEDAHKVFDSIREKNLISWNSIMGGYAQNGQGRKVIELFQNMLMVGCKPDHITFVAILSGCSHSGLVKEAKHYFNSMTKDFGISATPEHFACMVDLFGRAGLLKSAMDLIDQMPFKPNVTIWGTLLSACRIHHDTEMAEVAMKNLLELNAEHSESYILLANVYSSSGKLECVSDVRQLMREKGVQKDPGCSWIEVSNRVHVFTVNDTNHPQIKDIYKALEDIVKKIKDDYGYVDASGSIGYHSEKLAIAFGLISLPDWMPIHVMKNLRVCNDCHQVMKLISLVSMRKLVVRDGHRFHHLENGSCSCGDYW